GGGTTGGGGGAAGGGAGGATTTCCCTCCCATCCGGTCTCTCGAGGTGCACGATGAGCGCAAGCGGAATCGGAATCGGAATTCTCGGCATCGTCGGAGTGATCCTCGCGGTCGCGATCGCGGTGCTTCTCATCACCCACCTGATCGTTCCGATCTTCAAAGGTCTTGCCTGGATCATCGCGCGGATCTTCCACTTTGTCGTCGGCATGCTTTCGGACATCGTCCGCACGGTCGGCGCGATTCTCGCGATGATCCTGTTCGCGCCGCTGGTGGTGCTCAACATCATCATCGGACGCTGGTCGGCATCTGCCCATTTCGCGAACTCGGTCAAGGGTGAACTCGCAATCGCGGGCGCTTGTCTGTATCGCGTCTGCCTCGGCCATCCGGCGCGCCTGCTCGGTTTGGGCGGGCTCGTTGAAGGAATCGAGCAGCGTTTTCCGCAGGCGGTCGCTCAGGCGCCGACTTCCGACAAGCCGTCGCGCGGGCGCGCCGGACAATTCGAGGGATACAAGATCGTCGGGTCGCTGCCGACGGGCGGTTCCGGCTCCAAGCTCTATATCGCCGAGCCTGACCCGATCAAGCGCGCTTCGTTCGAGCGTGCCGGATTCCGGAATGTGGATCAGGTGGTCATCAAGAACTTCCCGGTCGAAGACGGCTCCAACCTTCCCAACATCGTGCGTGAATCGCGGGCCCTTGAGGCCGCGAAGAAGCTCGGCCTGGTGCTCGATCACGAGTTGAGCCCCGCCAAGTTCTATTACGTGATGCGCTATGTGCCCGGGCAGACGTTCAACGTCGTCATCCAGCAGATGCACGCGCAGAGCGATCCCAGCCTGCAGGGGCTCGATGACCGTCACCTGCGAAGCACGCTCGGTTATGTCTCCGATCTTGTTTCGACACTCGATCAATACCACCAGGGCGGCCTGTGGCACAAGGACGTCAAGCCGGAAAACATCATCGTCGAGCAACTTGGAGGCGTGCCGCGCGCACACCTTGTCGATTTCGGCCTCGTCACTCCGCTCCGCAGCGCGATGACGCTCACGACCCATGGCACCGAGTATTTCCGTGATCCGGAACTCGTGCGTCTGGCGCTGCGTGGCGTGAAGGTCCAGGAAGTAGATGGCGCCAAGTTTGACGTGTACGCGGCAGGTGCGGTGCTCTTTGCCGCGATGGAAAACAGCTTCCCGGCCCACGGCGTGCTCAGCCAGATCACGCGCCGCTGCCCGGAGGCTGTCAAGTGGATCATCCGCCGCGCGATGGCGGACTACGACAAGCGGTATACATCCGCGGCCCAGATGCTCGCCGACCTGATCGTGGTGCAAAGCGCGCCCGATGCATTCGCGCTCAAGCCGATCGATCTGCCAAGCATGCGGGGCGAGCCGCTCGAAGTGCCGCCGAGAATGCCCGAGCCGGCGATGGCCGGGGCCGCAGCTGCGGCAGCGCCGTTTGCCGCGGCGTATGCGTCGCCCGTCGGGCCTGCCGCCAAACCGGCACGCGCGGGTCGTCCGGATATCCGCTTGCTCAATTGGTGGACGGGCGAACATGTCGTGGTTCCCGAAGTTCCGGACGCGGCAGCAAGTAGTCGTCCGCCGTTTGGCGGCTGGGAAGGGACGGTTCGGAACGTCAGCGAGAAAGTCGAACGGGCCGTCGACGGCGCGTTCGCCGCAGCGGGTCTCGCCGGCGCGGCGCGTTCTCCGCGCGGAGCGGCGCATCTCCGCAGCGCCCGCGAGCAGATCGATGCCGCGCGCGCGAGGATCCAGACCAAGCGTGAAAAAATGAAGTCGCGGCGCGGCGCCTGGGCGGCGTCGAAGGCGGCCGGCCGCTATTCCAACAAGCCCGGCGCGGGCTCGTTCGTGAGCACGCTGATCGCGATCGGCGGCGCGTTCTTTATCTTTATGATGGTGCGCGGAACAAACTCGCGCAGTTCCGTTTCGAGTTCCAGCACGCAGGTCACCCAGGCGATCGCGTCGGTTCCCTCTGCAACCCGCGACGGGGCGATGGAAACGATTCGCTTTGCGTCGCAGTCGGCGGGCGACAAGGCGGTCACCACCAAGCGCTCGAAGAGGAGCAAGACAGTCCCCGTGGTCGAGGCTACTCCAGTTCTCGACGTCGAAGCCAAGGCGCTGTTTGTGAGCGACTTCCCCGCGCCGCTCTCGGCCGAAGCCCGCTCCCGCGTGGATTCGGTTGTGAACGGTCTCCGCAAGAGCGGGTTTGAACTCTGCGGCGATACCCCCGAAGCGAAGGAAGGCGATCAGGAGACGATCGATCGGCTGGCGGAAGCTCGCGTCGCCGTCTCCGGAGTCGAGGTCGCGTCGAATGAATTCAGAGATCGTCTCGCGCAGTGGGCGGGAGAAAAGGGTATGGACCTGGTGGTCTGGCTCCGCCCGCAGGTCGATTCCAGCGGAAAGCCTGATGTGGCCAAGGCGCCCGTGGCTTATGTCATCGCTGCGTCGGACACCGACGACGCCGTGAGGAATACTGCGCGAGACGCGATCGCCGGGGCGCTGCGGAACGCGAAATGAGTGCCTAATTGGACGATTCGGCGTGGTGCGACGCCGCCCTCAACGCGTCCAGCCGCCCCAGCGCTCTCCCTGTGTCGACCGCTGCCCGGGCCAATCCGATTCCCTCGCGCAGATCGTTCGCCTCACCCGAAACATACATCGCTGCACCCGCATTCAGTAGCACCATGTCGCCTTTTGCTCCGACTTTTCCGTGCAGCACGTCCCGCGCGATCCCAACCGCTTCCTCGAGCGAATCGGCCTGGAGCGCTTCGCGCGTCGAGCGCGACAAGCCGAATTGCTCCGGATGAATTGTCACCGTCCGCACCGATTCCCCTTCAACGTGCGCCACGAGATTCGATGAGGTTGTCGAGAGCTCATCAAAGCCGTCGTCCGCGTGCACGACCATTGCACGCGTGCATCCGAGCCTCGACAGCGCTTCGGCGACGATTCGCACGTGCTCGGTGCGAGACACTCCCAGGAGTTGCCTCGTCGCTCGGCCCGGGTTTGTCAGTGGCCCCAGCAGATTGAAGATCGTGGGGAAGCCGAGAGACTTTCGCACCGGAGCCGCAGCGCGTGTCGCGGGGTGGTGATGAATCGCAAAGCAAAAGCAGAGCCCGGCCTGCTCAACGCACTTTGCCTGAACTTCTGGCGAAGCCTCGACGTTGACCCCGAGCGCCTGCATGATCTCAGCTGAGCCACGACCGGTCCGGCTGCGGTTGCCGTGCTTCACCACTTTGGCGCCCGCGCCCGCGGCAACGAGGGCGGCGATCGTCGAGACGTTAAACAGTTTCGGCGCACCGCCCGTTCCGCACGTGTCGATCACCCGTGCTCGAATTTCTTCATTCAATGGGACCGGTGTCACATGTCGGCGCATCGAGGTGGCCGCACCCACCAATTCATCGGCGCTCGCGCCCTTCGCTTCGATCAGCGAGAGAAGGCTCGCGATCTGTCCAGCGTCCAGATTGCCCAGCAGAAGCTGTTCGAACACTTCCTCAGAAGCGAGGGCGGACAGCCCGCGTCCCTTCGCCAGGTCCGCCAGCGCGGCATGGATTGAAATCGATGATTCAGACAACTCCAACAAGGTAGCCAATACGTGAGGCCCGCGTTCGATTGCCAGTCTCCGCAATCAGGAAACCGGGAACAGACCTTTGCGGAATCCGATCTCGCTTCCCCTTCCGTTCGTACCATCTTGCGGAATGCAACGCGAATCCGCCTTCGCGATGGACAAGACATTCAAGAGCGCCGCGCAGGTGGCGAGGCGTCGCCTCGTCGCCGATTTCCTCTCGACCGCGGGCGTGTTTCTGCTCGCCGCGTCGGTTTTCTCCGTTGTGTGCGTGCTCGCGGCAAAGTTCACACCCTTCCCGCTGATCCCGTGGTGGGGTTATGTTGTGGTCGCTGTCGTCGCCGTCGTTGCGGCGTTCGTGCTGGCGGTTCGCCAAGGCTGGTCAAACGAACGCGCGGCACGCGAGCTTGATCGAGCGCTCGGTTTCAAGGACACGCTTGGCTCGGCGCTCGAACTTCGAGGTTCGCATCTCGAGCACGAGCGCCCCTTCGTCGCGGAACTCGCCGCCCGCGCAGAACGCTTCGCCGAATCTGCACAAGCCGATCGGGCGGTGCGAGTGCGGTTCGGGAACGCCTGGTTGATCTGGCCCGCGGTCGCCGCGGCCGCTTTCGCATGCTCCGTGTGGATACCCGATCGGGCGCAGCACGCCGCGATGCAGGCGAAAAAGCGCGAGCAGGAAGT
The DNA window shown above is from Phycisphaeraceae bacterium and carries:
- the trpD gene encoding anthranilate phosphoribosyltransferase produces the protein MSESSISIHAALADLAKGRGLSALASEEVFEQLLLGNLDAGQIASLLSLIEAKGASADELVGAATSMRRHVTPVPLNEEIRARVIDTCGTGGAPKLFNVSTIAALVAAGAGAKVVKHGNRSRTGRGSAEIMQALGVNVEASPEVQAKCVEQAGLCFCFAIHHHPATRAAAPVRKSLGFPTIFNLLGPLTNPGRATRQLLGVSRTEHVRIVAEALSRLGCTRAMVVHADDGFDELSTTSSNLVAHVEGESVRTVTIHPEQFGLSRSTREALQADSLEEAVGIARDVLHGKVGAKGDMVLLNAGAAMYVSGEANDLREGIGLARAAVDTGRALGRLDALRAASHHAESSN